One window of the Anomaloglossus baeobatrachus isolate aAnoBae1 chromosome 12, aAnoBae1.hap1, whole genome shotgun sequence genome contains the following:
- the CCDC197 gene encoding uncharacterized protein CCDC197, protein LGILLQQQWRSARSCGPPRDPPKYEQLRPPRDPPKYEQLRPPRDPPKYEQLRPPRDPPKYELSLEVRKRNVFVTQLEEGRDYEDEDITQIPIIKEAAGKILDTSENTLQNTLVLKKEVEYDRVSQELVQKREEYGERLRALEEQKEEFTLRQKEYSEKAVKFERFLKDSEAKRRRAIAKYQTESRQNEQRQHEIAELEAQLERKRKRQKTLHERMKTHKIYEDFLIKMVERVPDNYLEYGIDSPVKAIIRRHETLSLTNENLVNNLTILADEQESSQLRLEAIKRQHDTTKLTMTSELSQLQLQYDRLQERNKQLEMTFNLEKGQFRNQSVEIGSLLLAVMNLAEHCHMKHYGPLAEVELGHKLDMIKEYILEKIEIEKLVKSPYEDLQLLSLTEDPGARQRKKTAGNKKLQNKQRTSSAKSSQ, encoded by the exons CTGGGGATCCTCCTGCAACAACAATGGCGGAGTGCGCGCAGCTGCGGCCCCCCCAGAGACCCCCCGAAATACGAGCAGCTGCGGCCCCCCAGAGACCCCCCGAAATACGAGCAGCTGCGGCCCCCCAGAGACCCCCCGAAATACGAGCAGCTGCGGCCCCCCAGAGACCCCCCGAAATACGAGCTCAGCCTGGAGGTCAGGAAGAGGAACGTGTTTGTCACTCAGCTGGAGGAGGGCAG GGATTATGAGGACGAGGACATCACTCAGATCCCAATCATAAAGGAG GCCGCTGGTAAGATACTGGACACCAGTGAAAACACTTTACAGAACACATTGGTTTTGAAGAAGGAGGTGGAGTACGACCGCGTGAGCCAAGAGCTGGTCCAAAAACGGGAGGAGTACGGGGAACGCCTGCGCGCgctggaggagcagaaggaggagTTTACACTGAGACAAAAAGAG TACTCGGAGAAAGCCGTGAAGTTTGAGAGGTTCCTGAAGGACAGTGAAGCGAAGAGAAGACGGGCGATCGCGAAATACCAGACAGAATCGCGGCAGAATGAGCAGCGGCAGCACGAGATCGCGGAGCTGGAGGCGCAGCTGGAGCGGAAGAGGAAGAG ACAGAAGACGCTTCATGAGAGGATGAAGACGCACAAGATCTACGAGGACTTCCTGATAAAAATGGTGGAGAGGGTCCCGGATA ATTATCTAGAATACGGCATCGACTCTCCGGTGAAGGCCATCATCAGACGCCACGAGACGCTGTCTCTCACCAATGAGAATTTGGTGAATAATCTCACGATCCTCGCCGATGAACAGGAAAGTTCTCAACTCAGACTGGAAGCAATAAAGAGACAGCACGACACGACCAAACTG ACGAtgaccagtgaactgtcccagctgCAGCTGCAGTACGACCGCCTGCAGGAACGGAACAAGCAGCTGGAAATGACCTTTAACCTGGAGAAGGGGCAGTTCCGGAACCAG AGCGTGGAGATCGGCAGCTTATTGCTGGCGGTGATGAACCTGGCCGAGCACTGCCACATGAAGCATTACGGGCCGCTGGCGGAGGTGGAGCTCGGCCACAAACTGGATATGATCAAG GAATACATTCTGGAAAAAATAGAAATTGAAAAATTGGTGAAATCTCCTTACGAGGATCTTCAGCTTCTGTCACTTACGGAGGATCCCGGCGCCCGCCAGCGGAAGAAGACGGCAGGGAACAAGAAACTTCAGAACAAGCAGCGCACGTCCAGCGCCAAATCCAGCCAATGA